One genomic region from Pagrus major chromosome 24, Pma_NU_1.0 encodes:
- the LOC140992214 gene encoding beta-1,3-galactosyltransferase 1-like — protein MPSKVSCLYLLTVVCWASALWYLSVSRPSTSYVGQLNIPIRKTPKVNKNSTFSNIRTRSLNPHDFGYLINEAKKCEAEPPFLVILISTTHKEFDARQAIRETWGDESTFPDVRVVTLFLLGRSTDTVLNQMVEQESQIFHDIVVEDFIDSYHNLTLKTLMGMRWVATFCAKAQYVLKTDSDIFVNMENLIYNLLKPTTKPRRRYFTGYVINGGPIRDMRSKWYMPRDLYPESKYPPFCSGTGYIFSADVAELIYKTSLHTRLLHLEDVYVGVCLRKLGIHPFQNSGFNHWKMAYSLCRYRRVVTVHQISPEEMHRIWNDMTSKKHLKC, from the coding sequence ATGCCTTCTAAGGTCTCCTGCTTATACTTGCTGACAGTGGTTTGCTGGGCCAGCGCTCTGTGGTACCTGAGTGTGTCCCGCCCCTCCACTTCCTACGTGGGCCAGCTGAATATCCCCATACGCAAAACACCCAAGGTGAACAAGAACTCCACCTTCAGTAACATCCGCACACGCTCGCTCAACCCGCACGACTTCGGCTACCTCATCAACGAGGCCAAGAAGTGCGAGGCGGAGCCTCCCTTCCTCGTCATCCTCATCAGCACCACCCACAAGGAATTCGACGCCCGTCAGGCCATCAGAGAGACATGGGGTGACGAGAGCACGTTTCCAGATGTGCGTGTGGTCACGCTCTTCTTGTTGGGCCGCAGCACGGACACTGTCCTCAACCAGATGGTGGAGCAGGAGAGTCAGATCTTCCATGACATCGTAGTGGAGGATTTTATCGACTCTTACCACAACCTGACGCTCAAGACGCTGATGGGCATGCGCTGGGTGGCCACATTTTGCGCAAAGGCTCAATATGTCCTCAAGACAGACAGTGACATCTTTGTCAACATGGAGAACCTCATCTACAACCTCCTGAAGCCCACCACCAAGCCCAGGAGGAGGTACTTCACCGGCTACGTCATCAACGGTGGGCCAATCAGAGACATGCGCAGCAAGTGGTACATGCCCAGGGATCTGTACCCAGAGAGCAAGTACCCGCCCTTCTGCTCCGGCACCGGCTACATCTTCTCAGCAGACGTGGCCGAGCTCATATACAAGACCTCCTTACACACCAGGCTGCTGCACCTGGAGGACGTGTACGTCGGCGTGTGCCTGCGTAAGCTGGGCATCCACCCCTTCCAGAACAGCGGCTTCAACCACTGGAAGATGGCTTACAGTCTTTGTCGCTACCGCCGGGTGGTCACCGTGCACCAGATCTCCCCCGAGGAGATGCACCGCATCTGGAACGACATGACCAGCAAGAAACACCTGAAATGTTAG